Proteins encoded together in one Amblyomma americanum isolate KBUSLIRL-KWMA chromosome 1, ASM5285725v1, whole genome shotgun sequence window:
- the LOC144104989 gene encoding uncharacterized protein LOC144104989 isoform X2 → MTSGGSASAKTRTRSKAETWVAAGAALMALFLFLLMAVLVSGSGFGCPYNELTCSRQCVSAGKSHGFCGHDNVCECVD, encoded by the exons ATGACGAGCGGCGGCTCGGCGAGCGCTAAGACACGCACTCGTTCCAAGGCAGAAACGTGGGTAGCAGCCGGCGCAGCTCTGATGGCTCTCTTCCTGTTCCTCTTGATGGCTGTGCTAGTTTCAG GTAGTGGGTTCGGCTGCCCTTACAACGAGCTCACCTGTTCGCGGCAGTGCGTCAGCGCCGGCAAATCGCACGGCTTCTGCGGCCATGACAACGTCTGCGAATGCGTCGACTGA
- the LOC144104989 gene encoding defensin-like isoform X1, whose translation MTSGGSASAKTRTRSKAETWVAAGAALMALFLFLLMAVLVSGSLYAAPESHHLRLRSGFGCPYNELTCSRQCVSAGKSHGFCGHDNVCECVD comes from the exons ATGACGAGCGGCGGCTCGGCGAGCGCTAAGACACGCACTCGTTCCAAGGCAGAAACGTGGGTAGCAGCCGGCGCAGCTCTGATGGCTCTCTTCCTGTTCCTCTTGATGGCTGTGCTAGTTTCAG GTTCCCTGTACGCTGCCCCAGAGAGCCATCACCTTAGACTGC GTAGTGGGTTCGGCTGCCCTTACAACGAGCTCACCTGTTCGCGGCAGTGCGTCAGCGCCGGCAAATCGCACGGCTTCTGCGGCCATGACAACGTCTGCGAATGCGTCGACTGA